Proteins co-encoded in one Acidobacteriota bacterium genomic window:
- a CDS encoding protein kinase: MDSQRWQTIKQILEKAIDLNPEERSSYLADVCGEDAELLREAEALLEYSDPDADVLEMPAFSGITGQTGGSLIGEKIGSYKVVAELGAGGMGSVYLASRVDGAFKQDVALKLIKRGMDSDAILKRFYTERQILASLQHPNIAHLIDGGTTEHGLPFFVMEYVDGLSIMDYAEREDLDLSERLKMFTEVCRAVTFAHQNLIIHRDLKPSNILVTDSGSPKLLDFGIAKLLRPEASGVETATQNFIFTPEYASPEQVRGEKLTTASDIYSLGVILYELLTGSRPHKADGGNISEIIREVCDSEPERPSSVVSRASTGPKDTIENERRTTRHHSQLLKPNALRGDLDNIILKALRKEPERRYSSVEQLKDDILNHLAGLPVTASADTWSYRSLKFIRRNRIGVAASALILITILGGIGATLYQAKKAEARFNDVRQLANSFLFEFHDAIEDLPGSTPARELVVKRAVEYLDKLAAESVNDATIQRELATAYEKIGRIQGNSYYSNLGDTDGATKSYNRSLEIRQRLADANPKDLALQQELANSYEGVGDMLYTGNDLVAGLASYEKAVAIREAVLAAEPVNLNNRFDLATVLGKRGDIKGMEGFPNLGDTPGALESYKRAVSLCDLLLEVEPTNTKFRSGFASLLSFSAMLQTVTGDTKGAIESGKRAVDITESLLAADPNSTKLETQLMSSLVVLRFPLLDEGRTAEAVENARRVIQTMEKLSAVDPKNVQNRRNLSVSYNSLGMCLLKANDPGGAVDSHRRSLAIITEISGSDPASNENARDVVITKQYLAEALFAAGDSKTALAMLRQSIPFYEGAIAADNPDIQTLDDYGLALGNIGKILAATGDLAGAAESFRRALPFAEEVMKKAPHSVRFRTRHALIFFEAGKVFARLSTTEKGEKSEAAKSDSCDFLRRSFGMLDALRSSGSLSPIYAGQPEQVAKELSFCNS, encoded by the coding sequence ATGGATTCACAGCGCTGGCAGACGATCAAGCAGATCCTTGAAAAAGCGATCGATCTTAATCCAGAAGAAAGGAGTTCGTATCTTGCCGATGTCTGCGGCGAAGACGCGGAACTCCTGCGCGAGGCCGAAGCCCTCCTCGAGTACTCAGATCCCGACGCAGATGTCCTCGAAATGCCTGCATTTAGTGGTATTACCGGCCAAACCGGCGGTTCTCTGATCGGGGAAAAGATCGGCAGTTATAAGGTTGTCGCGGAATTAGGCGCTGGTGGAATGGGATCGGTTTACCTCGCTTCGCGCGTTGATGGTGCGTTTAAGCAGGACGTCGCGTTGAAACTTATAAAGCGGGGAATGGATTCCGACGCGATCCTCAAACGGTTTTACACCGAAAGACAGATCCTCGCTTCGCTGCAGCATCCGAATATCGCACACCTGATCGATGGCGGAACTACCGAACATGGCCTCCCATTCTTCGTCATGGAGTATGTCGATGGCCTTAGTATCATGGACTACGCGGAACGCGAGGACCTCGATCTGAGCGAGCGGCTTAAGATGTTCACCGAGGTCTGCAGGGCTGTAACTTTTGCCCATCAAAATCTGATCATCCATCGTGACCTGAAACCGTCGAATATCCTCGTTACCGACAGCGGATCTCCAAAACTACTGGATTTCGGGATCGCCAAGCTCCTCCGGCCTGAAGCTTCCGGCGTTGAAACGGCAACCCAAAACTTCATTTTTACTCCTGAATACGCTTCACCTGAACAGGTACGCGGCGAAAAACTCACGACCGCATCTGATATTTATTCGCTCGGGGTGATCCTTTACGAACTGCTCACCGGCAGCCGACCGCACAAAGCAGATGGCGGCAATATCAGCGAGATAATCAGGGAGGTTTGCGATTCTGAACCGGAACGGCCGTCGTCGGTTGTAAGCCGAGCCTCGACAGGCCCTAAAGACACGATCGAAAACGAACGCAGAACTACCCGACATCACTCACAATTGCTGAAACCCAATGCGTTACGCGGTGATCTTGATAACATCATCCTTAAGGCTCTCCGCAAAGAACCGGAACGTCGATATTCGTCAGTCGAACAGCTGAAAGACGATATCCTAAATCATTTAGCGGGTTTGCCTGTTACTGCCTCGGCCGATACATGGTCGTATCGCTCCTTAAAATTCATTCGGAGAAATAGGATCGGCGTTGCCGCTTCAGCCCTTATCCTGATAACTATTCTCGGCGGGATCGGAGCGACGCTCTATCAGGCAAAAAAAGCCGAAGCTCGATTTAACGATGTTCGGCAGTTAGCAAATTCCTTTTTATTCGAGTTTCACGATGCGATCGAAGATCTGCCAGGATCAACCCCAGCACGGGAACTTGTTGTTAAACGGGCTGTTGAATACCTGGACAAACTCGCCGCAGAATCCGTCAACGATGCCACCATCCAACGCGAGCTCGCAACGGCGTACGAAAAGATCGGCCGGATCCAGGGAAACTCATATTATTCGAATCTGGGTGATACGGATGGAGCGACTAAGAGTTACAACCGTTCTCTCGAGATCCGCCAGCGCCTCGCGGATGCGAACCCGAAAGATCTAGCCCTGCAGCAGGAACTCGCGAACAGTTACGAGGGCGTCGGCGATATGCTTTACACCGGTAATGACCTGGTTGCGGGCCTCGCCTCTTACGAGAAAGCGGTCGCCATCCGTGAAGCCGTTCTTGCCGCAGAACCTGTAAATCTGAATAATCGTTTTGATCTAGCGACCGTTCTGGGAAAACGCGGCGACATCAAGGGAATGGAAGGTTTCCCTAACCTCGGTGATACTCCCGGTGCTTTGGAAAGCTATAAACGCGCCGTTTCGCTTTGTGACTTACTACTTGAAGTAGAACCGACGAATACAAAATTCCGTTCGGGGTTCGCATCACTGCTTTCTTTTTCTGCGATGCTCCAGACCGTTACCGGAGACACAAAAGGAGCGATCGAGAGTGGGAAGCGTGCCGTCGATATCACCGAATCGCTTCTGGCGGCCGACCCAAACAGTACAAAACTTGAAACTCAGCTAATGTCGAGCCTAGTTGTTCTACGTTTTCCACTTCTCGACGAAGGCCGTACGGCTGAGGCGGTTGAAAATGCCCGGCGGGTCATACAGACGATGGAAAAGCTCAGTGCTGTCGACCCAAAGAACGTCCAAAACCGACGAAACCTCAGCGTCAGCTATAACAGCCTGGGAATGTGTCTTCTAAAAGCGAACGATCCCGGTGGTGCGGTCGATAGCCATCGACGTTCTCTCGCTATCATCACGGAGATCTCGGGTAGTGATCCGGCGAGTAATGAGAACGCCCGGGATGTAGTAATAACCAAACAATACCTTGCCGAGGCGTTGTTTGCGGCAGGTGATAGTAAAACCGCTCTTGCAATGCTGCGGCAATCCATTCCTTTCTATGAAGGAGCGATCGCTGCCGACAATCCGGATATTCAGACTCTTGACGATTACGGGCTCGCTCTTGGCAATATTGGCAAAATACTTGCCGCAACAGGTGATCTGGCTGGTGCTGCGGAGTCATTTCGCCGCGCACTTCCTTTTGCCGAAGAAGTTATGAAGAAAGCACCGCATAGTGTGCGGTTCAGGACACGTCACGCTTTGATCTTTTTTGAGGCCGGAAAAGTCTTCGCAAGGCTGTCGACTACCGAAAAAGGCGAAAAGAGCGAGGCAGCCAAGAGTGATTCATGTGACTTTCTAAGACGAAGTTTCGGAATGCTGGATGCTTTGAGATCAAGCGGTAGTCTTAGCCCCATTTACGCCGGCCAGCCGGAACAAGTGGCTAAAGAGCTATCTTTCTGCAATTCGTGA
- a CDS encoding dihydroorotate dehydrogenase-like protein, with the protein MPDLSTKYMGLTLRTPLVVSANPLSQRVENIVAMEDAGAGAVVMFSLFEEQIRQETERFELIDRMTSNSSAESSYFFPEMQDYSVGTAKYLEIIRKAKERVDIPIIGSLNGITPEGWIEYGREIEQAGADGLEVNIYFIPADINMTSSEVEQRYIDIVKMLRETITIPIAVKLNPYFSSIGNISQRLQLAGADALVLFNRFYQPDFDVEELAVIPNLDLSVRSEIRLPLLWIAVLYGRVPVSLAATTGIHSATELIKYILAGADVGMCASAILSHGIPWIKDTLADLDLYMKDMPFQSIDSFRGTMSQLHVADPTAFERSNYIQIMENKNRR; encoded by the coding sequence ATGCCCGATCTAAGTACAAAATATATGGGGTTGACCCTGAGGACGCCGTTGGTGGTTTCAGCAAACCCTTTATCGCAAAGAGTAGAGAATATCGTCGCAATGGAAGACGCCGGAGCCGGAGCGGTCGTTATGTTTTCCCTTTTCGAAGAGCAGATACGACAGGAAACGGAACGTTTTGAGCTGATCGATCGGATGACATCAAACTCCTCGGCCGAATCGTCGTATTTCTTCCCCGAAATGCAGGACTACTCGGTTGGGACTGCAAAATATCTTGAGATCATCCGAAAGGCAAAAGAGCGAGTCGATATCCCTATAATCGGCAGCCTTAACGGCATCACGCCCGAAGGATGGATAGAATATGGGCGCGAGATCGAGCAGGCCGGGGCCGACGGTCTCGAAGTGAACATTTATTTCATTCCTGCGGACATTAACATGACCTCGTCCGAGGTTGAGCAGCGGTATATCGATATCGTCAAAATGTTGCGCGAGACCATTACCATACCGATCGCCGTTAAGCTAAACCCGTATTTTTCGTCGATCGGTAATATCTCACAACGGCTGCAGCTAGCGGGTGCAGACGCCCTCGTACTTTTCAATCGGTTCTATCAGCCTGACTTCGACGTCGAAGAACTGGCCGTGATACCAAATCTCGATCTCAGCGTCCGGTCAGAGATCCGCCTTCCGCTGTTGTGGATCGCAGTGCTTTACGGCCGTGTCCCTGTTTCGCTGGCAGCGACAACTGGTATTCATAGTGCGACCGAGCTGATCAAATATATTCTCGCAGGAGCCGATGTTGGGATGTGTGCTTCGGCCATCCTAAGCCATGGAATCCCGTGGATAAAGGACACGTTGGCTGATCTTGATCTGTATATGAAGGATATGCCGTTTCAATCAATCGATTCCTTTAGGGGAACAATGAGCCAACTCCATGTCGCAGATCCAACAGCATTCGAACGAAGCAATTATATCCAGATCATGGAGAATAAAAATCGCAGATGA
- the nifJ gene encoding pyruvate:ferredoxin (flavodoxin) oxidoreductase, translating into MSYSTQRPVTLDGNEAAVHVAYRVNEVCAIYPITPSSAMAEFADEWSAKDIKNIWGNIPEVIEMQSEGGAAGTVHGALQTGSLTTTFTASQGLMLMLPNMYKIAGELTAAVFHVAARSLAAQGLSIFGDHQDVMAARTTGFALLASASVQEAHDMALIAQATTLRSRIPFIHFFDGFRTSHEVNKIDFLSDEQIRAMIDDDLVFEHRNRALNPDKPFIRGTAQNPDVYFQGRETVNTFYTAVPSILKEEMRKFAELTGREYSPVKYYGAPDAENVIVIMGSGVETASETAAFLAANGERTGVIQMTLYRPFPAADFIATLPSTAKNIAVLDRTKESGASGEPLYQDVMITLMEAVSAGTLPSMPLVVGGRYGLSSKEFTPAMVKAVFDNLWAGSPKNHFTVGIIDDVGMTSLDVDSSFKLDESGWTQALFFGLGADGTVGANKNSIKIIGENTDLSAQGYFVYDSKKSGAMTVSHLRFGKDPIKAPYLITSADFIACHQFNFLEKVEMLSFAKVGATFLLNSPYGKDEVWDRIPLSVQQAILDKNLKLYVINADDVAKKTGMAGRINTIMQTCFFALSGVLPPDEAIAQIKKAIEKTYLKKGRAVVEKNFVAVDKTLENLFEVAIPGTTTAGDAPAQGISIKAPEFVRTVTQMMISGHGDSIPVSAMPVDGTYPNGTSKWEKRNVSNRIAVWDPDSCIQCGNCSFVCPHSVIRSKFFHKDHLKDAPNGFKSSPINARGFPETKYSLNVYLEDCTGCNLCYEVCPVDAPGGKNKRAINLGDKAADLEPDRERIDFFEKLPQNEKPEVDFSTVHGVQFLEPYFEFSGACAGCGETPYIKVLTQLFGDRLLVANATGCSSIYGGNLPTTPWTSNACGQGPAWSNSLFEDNAEFGLGMRLTADKQLATAHQLLQILRPELGDELVDGLTVAPQHLESEIKRQRLRVAELKVKLARIDKSEARHLRSVADQLVHRSVWLIGGDGWAYDIGSGGLDHALATGRNINVLVLDTEVYSNTGGQMSKATPTAASAKFAAAGKRVGKKDLALQAISYGNVYVAQIAMGANPQQTLLALREAEAYDGPSLILAYSHCIAHGIDMEKGLNQQKLAVASGYWPLIRYNPVLRKNDQNPFVLDSPKPSISLKKYAYNELRYKVLTQTAPQEAERLMTLAQEIADLRWKTYEEMAGFGASSFQPVF; encoded by the coding sequence ATGAGTTATTCTACACAACGACCGGTAACACTTGATGGAAACGAAGCGGCGGTCCATGTCGCATACCGCGTGAACGAGGTCTGCGCGATCTATCCGATCACGCCTTCATCAGCGATGGCTGAGTTCGCCGATGAATGGTCGGCAAAAGACATCAAGAATATTTGGGGCAATATCCCCGAGGTGATCGAGATGCAGAGTGAGGGCGGAGCTGCGGGCACTGTCCACGGAGCCCTGCAGACCGGCTCTCTGACGACCACCTTTACGGCATCTCAGGGCCTTATGCTGATGCTGCCGAATATGTATAAGATCGCCGGCGAACTCACCGCGGCGGTCTTTCATGTCGCGGCTCGCTCGCTCGCGGCTCAGGGCCTCTCAATATTCGGCGATCACCAGGACGTAATGGCCGCGCGGACGACCGGTTTTGCACTCCTGGCGTCAGCCAGTGTTCAGGAAGCCCATGACATGGCCCTGATCGCCCAGGCGACGACGCTCAGATCGCGAATTCCATTCATTCATTTCTTTGACGGATTCAGGACCTCGCATGAGGTCAACAAGATCGATTTCCTCTCAGACGAACAGATCCGCGCGATGATCGATGACGATCTCGTTTTCGAACATCGGAACCGTGCGCTAAATCCTGACAAACCTTTCATCCGCGGCACCGCTCAGAACCCCGACGTCTATTTCCAGGGCCGCGAGACCGTTAACACTTTCTACACCGCAGTTCCGTCGATCCTTAAAGAAGAAATGCGGAAGTTTGCGGAACTTACCGGCCGCGAATATTCCCCGGTCAAGTACTACGGCGCTCCTGACGCTGAAAATGTGATCGTGATCATGGGATCCGGCGTCGAAACGGCTTCGGAAACTGCTGCTTTCCTCGCCGCGAATGGTGAGAGAACGGGCGTTATCCAGATGACCTTATACAGGCCATTTCCAGCCGCTGACTTTATCGCGACCCTCCCATCAACGGCCAAAAATATCGCGGTTCTAGATCGCACAAAAGAATCCGGTGCTTCAGGCGAGCCGCTTTATCAGGATGTGATGATCACACTGATGGAGGCTGTTTCCGCCGGGACATTGCCATCAATGCCGCTGGTTGTAGGCGGCCGCTACGGACTGTCGTCAAAAGAATTTACGCCGGCGATGGTCAAAGCAGTTTTTGACAATTTGTGGGCCGGGTCACCTAAGAACCACTTCACCGTTGGCATCATCGATGATGTCGGAATGACGAGCCTCGATGTCGACAGCAGTTTTAAACTGGACGAATCCGGTTGGACCCAGGCATTATTTTTCGGCCTCGGAGCTGACGGCACGGTTGGAGCAAATAAAAACAGCATCAAGATCATCGGTGAAAATACTGATCTGTCGGCACAGGGCTATTTTGTTTACGATTCAAAAAAATCAGGAGCGATGACCGTGTCGCATCTTCGATTCGGCAAGGATCCGATCAAGGCCCCGTACTTGATAACATCGGCGGATTTTATCGCCTGTCACCAGTTCAATTTTCTGGAGAAGGTCGAGATGCTCTCGTTCGCTAAGGTGGGAGCGACATTCCTCTTGAATAGCCCGTACGGCAAAGATGAGGTCTGGGATCGTATCCCGCTCTCCGTACAGCAGGCGATCCTCGACAAAAATCTCAAGCTTTATGTGATCAACGCGGATGACGTTGCTAAAAAAACAGGAATGGCAGGCCGTATCAACACGATAATGCAGACCTGTTTCTTCGCCCTCTCGGGCGTGCTCCCGCCTGATGAGGCGATCGCTCAGATCAAAAAGGCGATCGAGAAGACCTATCTAAAAAAGGGGCGTGCAGTTGTTGAAAAGAACTTTGTCGCGGTCGATAAAACACTTGAGAATCTGTTCGAGGTCGCGATTCCCGGAACTACGACCGCCGGCGACGCTCCCGCTCAAGGAATATCGATCAAGGCCCCGGAGTTTGTCCGCACCGTTACTCAAATGATGATCTCGGGCCACGGAGACTCGATCCCGGTCAGTGCGATGCCGGTTGACGGAACTTACCCAAATGGAACCTCGAAATGGGAAAAACGGAACGTCTCGAACCGAATTGCGGTCTGGGATCCGGATTCCTGCATCCAGTGTGGAAATTGCAGCTTCGTCTGCCCGCACAGCGTTATCCGATCGAAGTTCTTTCACAAAGATCATTTGAAAGATGCTCCAAACGGTTTTAAGTCGTCACCGATCAACGCCCGCGGATTTCCGGAGACGAAGTATTCTCTAAACGTCTATCTTGAAGACTGCACCGGCTGCAACCTTTGCTACGAGGTCTGCCCCGTCGATGCACCGGGAGGTAAGAATAAACGGGCAATAAACCTCGGCGATAAGGCCGCCGATCTTGAGCCGGACCGCGAAAGGATCGACTTTTTTGAAAAACTGCCGCAGAACGAGAAACCGGAGGTCGACTTCTCAACTGTACATGGGGTTCAGTTCCTCGAACCTTATTTTGAATTCTCAGGAGCATGCGCCGGCTGCGGCGAAACGCCTTACATCAAGGTGCTTACGCAGTTATTCGGCGACCGGCTGCTGGTGGCAAACGCTACGGGCTGCTCATCGATCTATGGCGGCAACCTGCCAACTACGCCCTGGACATCCAACGCCTGTGGTCAGGGGCCGGCGTGGTCGAATTCCCTGTTTGAGGACAACGCAGAATTCGGACTCGGAATGCGCTTGACCGCTGACAAGCAGCTGGCGACCGCCCATCAGCTGCTGCAAATTCTGCGGCCGGAACTCGGTGATGAACTTGTAGACGGATTAACAGTTGCCCCGCAGCATCTGGAAAGCGAGATCAAAAGGCAGCGGCTGCGTGTTGCCGAACTGAAAGTAAAACTTGCTCGGATCGATAAGTCCGAAGCCAGACATCTCCGTTCCGTTGCCGATCAACTCGTCCACCGCAGCGTATGGCTGATCGGCGGCGACGGTTGGGCGTACGATATTGGCTCGGGCGGATTGGACCACGCTTTGGCGACCGGACGAAACATCAATGTCCTCGTTCTAGATACGGAGGTCTATTCGAACACTGGCGGCCAAATGTCGAAGGCAACTCCGACCGCTGCATCCGCAAAATTCGCCGCGGCAGGCAAGCGAGTCGGCAAGAAAGATCTTGCACTACAGGCGATATCATACGGCAATGTTTATGTCGCGCAGATCGCGATGGGAGCAAATCCGCAACAGACGCTGCTCGCGTTACGCGAAGCCGAGGCTTATGACGGTCCGTCGCTGATCCTCGCCTACAGCCACTGCATTGCCCACGGGATCGACATGGAAAAAGGCTTGAACCAGCAAAAACTGGCGGTCGCAAGCGGTTACTGGCCGCTGATCCGATACAACCCTGTGCTCAGAAAGAACGACCAGAATCCGTTCGTTCTTGATTCCCCAAAACCATCGATCTCGCTGAAGAAATACGCTTATAACGAGCTGCGGTATAAGGTTCTGACCCAAACAGCTCCACAAGAAGCCGAGCGGCTTATGACCCTTGCACAGGAAATAGCCGACCTCAGATGGAAGACGTATGAGGAAATGGCAGGCTTTGGAGCGAGTTCATTTCAGCCCGTTTTTTAA
- a CDS encoding sigma-70 family RNA polymerase sigma factor codes for MEEKPITQLLQELRAREGKSLDDLLPLVYDELRRLANGYLSRERANHTLQPTALVHEAYLKLIGHDQLEWQNRAHFFGISARIMREILIDHARGKNRLKRGGDGLTQIDLQDAISFSIDRPLDVLIVDEAMTKLEMLDERQARIVEMKFFGGLTVEEIAEVLDISPATVKREWSTAKLFLYKALDGS; via the coding sequence ATGGAAGAGAAGCCGATAACCCAATTGCTGCAGGAGCTTCGAGCACGTGAGGGGAAATCACTTGATGACCTACTCCCGCTGGTCTACGATGAACTGCGCCGCCTTGCTAACGGCTATCTCAGTCGGGAACGTGCAAATCATACACTCCAGCCCACCGCTTTAGTACACGAGGCGTATCTGAAGTTGATCGGGCATGATCAGCTCGAATGGCAAAACCGGGCGCATTTTTTTGGCATTTCGGCCCGGATCATGCGGGAGATCCTGATCGATCATGCCCGCGGGAAAAACCGCCTTAAGCGCGGTGGCGATGGGCTGACTCAGATCGATCTCCAGGACGCGATCAGTTTTTCGATCGATCGGCCGCTCGACGTACTGATCGTGGACGAAGCAATGACAAAACTTGAAATGCTCGATGAACGCCAGGCAAGGATCGTCGAGATGAAATTCTTTGGTGGATTAACAGTAGAGGAGATCGCCGAAGTGCTCGACATCTCGCCTGCCACGGTAAAACGAGAGTGGTCGACGGCAAAACTGTTTCTTTATAAGGCACTGGACGGTTCGTAA